A window from Musa acuminata AAA Group cultivar baxijiao chromosome BXJ3-10, Cavendish_Baxijiao_AAA, whole genome shotgun sequence encodes these proteins:
- the LOC135650881 gene encoding uncharacterized protein LOC135650881 — protein sequence MGQGEEVKTRPEPKVEIQERGEVFFFYRPRVDKEEAHSASDVQRMYVVLRPESGERSVEGKQSPDSGKESKMNSKDDEQKKKESKGGSEDGENDEGGDGQDGKEGGYGREEVNIEEQPLIRFIVMGKKSLPDPSQRSRPFWGFVELVTTKVDDIKKALRGEEYETATRGHRRRPSARALAEGVYRILRHQSGRRTHTHLVYKLEFPPGDAENEPQESLNIEREASFLIQIKNPEQAGGGGFAGLQSKRRACFPAHLQGQFGKRRFGPADPPDFLNYEGCELLLIAASDDIDEELGLELRTECEADAKCSDLLQVFGETAASKPLLSGAWV from the exons ATGGGCCAAGGTGAGGAGGTGAAGACGAGGCCTGAGCCGAAGGTGGAGATTCAG GAGAGAGGCGAGGTTTTCTTCTTCTACCGGCCGAGGGTCGACAAGGAAGAAGCTCACAGTGCCAGCGATGTGCAGCGGATGTACGTCGTGCTGCGGCCGGAGTCAGGCGAGCGCTCCGTGGAGGGAAAGCAGTCGCCGGACTCGGGCAAGGAAAGCAAGATGAACTCCAAGGATGATGagcagaagaagaaagaaagcaagGGGGGTTCTGAGGACGGCGAGAACGACGAGGGTGGCGATGGTCAGGATGGGAAGGAAGGCGGCTATGGCCGGGAG GAGGTGAACATCGAAGAGCAGCCGCTGATTCGCTTCATCGTCATGGGGAAGAAGAGCTTACCTGATCCAAGTCAGAGAAGCCGTCCTTTCTGGGGTTTCGTGGAACTGGTGACGACGAAGGTGGACGACATCAAGAAAGCGCTCCGAGGAG AGGAGTACGAGACAGCAACTCGTGGCCACCGTCGCAGGCCTTCGGCGAGAGCGCTGGCAGAGGGCGTCTACCGCATACTGCGGCACCAATCAGGCCGCCGGACGCACACCCACCTCGTCTACAAGCTCGAGTTTCCGCCGGGCGATGCCGAGAACGAGCCGCAGGAGTCGCTGAACATAGAGCGCGAGGCCTCCTTCCTCATCCAAATCAAGAACCCCGAACAAGCCGGTGGTGGCGGCTTCGCAGGACTGCAGAGCAAGCGCAGGGCATGCTTCCCCGCCCACCTGCAGGGCCAGTTCGGGAAGCGGCGGTTCGGCCCCGCGGACCCACCGGACTTCCTCAACTACGAGGGCTGCGAGCTGCTGCTGATCGCTGCGTCGGACGACATCGACGAGGAGCTGGGATTGGAGCTGAGGACGGAGTGCGAGGCGGATGCCAAGTGCTCGGACCTACTGCAGGTGTTCGGCGAGACGGCCGCCTCCAAACCTCTGCTAAGCGGCGCCTGGGTCTGA